The Acipenser ruthenus chromosome 26, fAciRut3.2 maternal haplotype, whole genome shotgun sequence genomic sequence TGCTCCCCTCCCAGACCCCTGGGGTCTCGTGGCCAGGGCTCACAGGCTCCTGGGAGTGAGGAAGGTCCTCAGGAAGAGAGTGAAGGACGTCTTCTGCTGGAGCCACCAGCTGCAGTCTGGACACCTTGACCTCTTCTGCaggtttgttttgctgctgtttatttatttatttatttttttttaaatttatttatttttttaaatttagtcgttgccaattagtttttattattttctccccaatttgaaatgcccaattttttaggctcagctcaccgctaccacccctgcgctgacttgggaggggcgaagatgaacacacgctgtcctccgaagcgtgtgccgtcagccgcccgcttctttacacactgcgaactcaccgtgcagccgcctccgagctacagcgtcggaggacaacgcagctctgggcagcttacaggcaagcccgcaggcgcccggccagactacaggggtcgctggtgcgcggtgagccgaggacaccctggccgacctaaccctccctccccccgggcgacgctcggccaattgagcgctgccccctgggagctcccgtccacctCCAGGCtgtggactcgaactcgcgacgtccaggctatagagcgcatcctgcactctagcgagtgcttttactggatgcgccactcgggagccccctgctGCTGTTTATCTTTTGAAAGGTTTCTTTTGATCGAACGTGcacaagaacattaaaaaaaatgaaaaagtaaagTTTATTATCAAAGTTCAGGCAATGTTTGCTTTTTCCTCTTATACACTTGCTGGGTACATTTTCTTTAGCTAGTAGTTACCTGGGGTCTGTTTAATTTAACTCAGCAGTGCAGCTGTGTTTTAATATTACATCTGGACCACACCAAATTGTCGTTTTAATTTGAAAAACTCAAATACGCTTCCGAGAATCACGCACGGTGTCAGAGAAGCCGGTTTTCACATAGCAGCATTCTTTTAAGGATTTAAACAGCGACCTTCTGTAGATTCCACCACGTCTCACTTTTACCCATGAAACGGGATAATGGAGAGGACTCGGGGGTGAACATCAAACCCTGATTTCTCAGGAGTGTAGACTCCAGTGCCTGGGGTTAGTCAGAGAGGCTTAAAATTTTTTGACCTCTTCAGTTTCCCGTTTCTTTTTCACGTCAAGCAGGTTTCTGTCGGGTCTGCTGGTGCCCAGAACCTGCCGAATCCTGGAAGGGATCTTCTCCCCCCGGCAGATCGAAGCCACGCTCTGCCTCCAGTTCCTCTTCAGGCTGCTGCAGAAGCAGCTGAGCAGCGCGGCCCTGTCCTCGGAGCGGCTGGTGAACGTGTGTCACTGCCTGTACGAGGCCCAGGACCCCGCTATCAGGGACAGGGTGGGCCGGCTGCTGGAGCGGGCCTCCCAGGGAGAGGAGGAGCGCCGCCCCGGGGACTGGACAGAGATGGCCTTCCTCCTGCAGATCACCAGCGCCCTGGAGGAGCTGGACCTGGAGAACAGAGGGCTGGGGCCGGAAGGGGTCCGCCGGCTGCAACCAGTGCTGCCCTTCTTCAAAACACTCAGGTGCTGTTTGCAGTTTCACCCTGCTTTTCACATGGTTATACTACTggatttaccacagtttaccctggtttgccatctttattaatatgcttgatcacatcttgctattctttacagtgcttacttatgctttcccatgctttcactgtgttttgttacactgtgctatgctttcactgtgctttatgacacggtgctatgctttcactgtgctttataacactgtgctatgctttcactgtgctttataacactgtgctatgctttcactgtgctttggtacactttgctatgctttcactgctttgttacactgtgctatgctttcactgtgctttatgacactgctatgctttcactgtgctttgttacactgtgctatgctttcactgttggacacttttataaggttaCACACGCACATGTTCCTCCTCCGCTGCAGTTTGTGCTGTTGAGTCACTGTTTTCTTCCCTCTGTTTGTTCTGCAGGTTTGGACAGAATCCCCTGGGAGCTGAAGGAGCCGCCCTGCTCGCTGAGGTGCTGAAGAGCCCAGACTGCAAGATCGAGAGGCTGTGGTGAGTCCGACCTCGCTAGACACCTTTACCTGAACGCCATTCAGTGACAGCTGCGTTTCCTCAGCCAGCCCAACCcagtgtagtgcagtgcagtgcagcccagtccagccctgccctgcccagtccagcccagccctgccctgccctgccctgcagtTCTGCACtcttcagtgctgtgctgctcATGGGACTGCAAGTTTTCCGCaatcaatacaatacagtgtgattttatacagcGCTCTTCATGTGGAGCATCCCAGCACgctttacaataacaaaaaaaacaacatttgccaATCAATCCAGCTCAGAAATAAGCTaactcaaacaaatatgtttttaaatttgattaaaaaaattccACTGTGCCAGCATTCCTGAATTCCAGAGCAACTGAAGGCTCTCGCCCCTCCTGATTGGAGACGAGTTCTAGGAGCTTCCAAAAGTTCAGCGTTCACTGATCTCAAGTGCACAAGACTAGGAGCATAAGCTGCCAACAGTTCCTGTAAATATAATAACCACAAACCATGAAGGGCGTTGGAAGTAACAAGCTGTGACAGGACAGCATCGCTGGTAAGGCTGGTATTACCAGGAAAGAGACTCCGAGACAAGGACGCTGCGGGTTTAAACATGCTAATGCGCACTTCTATTTACAACGCAGAACGAACacgaacaaaaacacattaacaaacactggaacaaaacaaaagggtgTACAGAACACTCACGAACATAAACGAACATGGACACTGACGTAAATACAGCACGGAacccagaacacagaacacagaacttCACCATTGTATCtcacacccgtgatcaccctatttatacacctgtggctggagccttaattcattatttaatgaCTTACTCAGTTCACGGCTCCGGCCACATTCCCAAGTGTTTCAACAAGGAGTAATTtacccccctccctgccgtcccaatatccccccccccccacacacacacacaccccgccaCACTGCCTCACGAGCATATGATCATATCTTGTTTTTCCCGTCAGTCGACTCCTTCGTTGTGACTCAGATGATGTGATTCCAGGTGTATAAATCTTAGGCAACACACTAGAAGTTGGCTTTCAATACATTTCACAATCTTACCTCTAACCCGAATCATGCTCAGTGTTTGTTCTGTCTTCAAACTGAGTTAATCCTTATAAAACCTgaccacagtgaaagcatagcaaagtgtaataagcataatgaaagcatggtaaagcatagggaagcattgcaaagcccagagaggtctggtaaagcaaacaTTTCTGCAAACTTGTAGAAGGACTAGTGCACATCAGTCTGTTAGTAAAGAATTCCCTTCTGGAAGAGGTCTTGTTTTTCCGTGTGTGATGTTTCCATGTTGCTAACGCGGGTGTGTGCTTGTGTCCAGGGTGGTGGGGACAGGTCTGGGATCGGAGGGGGTTGCGAAGCTGTGTGAGGGACTGCTGAAGAACAGCAGCGTGGTGGATTTGAGGTGAGCGTCTCTCTTGCAGAGCTCGGAGCACCACAATTGCCTTTTTATTCACATATAAAGACTTGTCTTTCTGTGCAGGATGGCCATCAATAACATCGGTGACGAGGGCGCTGCCTCTCTCGCGGAAGTGCTGAAGAGAAACAAGACTTTAAAAGACATCAGGTAATGAGCAGGCTTTCACATGCTGTCCAAACACAGCAGCTGCAGTCCCGCGCTGCTTCCACGGCATTGTCTCCACACCTCCCTGCTCGCTGCCGTCTGAGCCACAGAAAGGTGTCCATTCGCTCATTGTGTGTCTTCAGCCACAACAGTACATTGTTAAGCACTTTATTCTGTTAAACGGAATAATGACTCGGTTTTTGCTTCCATGGTTGCCAGGTTACGTGACAACATGATCACAGACCGAGGGGCGGAGCTCTTAATGCAGGCTCTGCAGGAGAACAGCACTCTGGAGGACCTCTGGTAAACCCTTTCACCTTCTTCTGATTAGACTGCCCCCCCCCAGAGACGACTCTCTTAGAAAACAAACATCTCTTTTATTAGCTCTTCTCGTTAGTGTTCCACTTGTAGAATCATTATGCTGCAGTGAGCTTTCCTGTTTATAtagatataataaatatatatgtaaatgttCCCAGTTGCTCTTACCTGGTTAAGTAACGCGCTCGATGCTGAttttacttgtttctttttttaaggctCTACGACAACAAAATTTCCAAAAACGGAGTCCGGGTGCTAAAGGAGTTTGCAAAGGCTCGGGAGGGACTGGACATCAAGATCTGCACCTGACTCACTAACATCACTGGAACCTGCTCAGACCCTGCCCCCTGACATATCTGGAACCTGTGCTCAAGCCCCGCCCCTGGCATCACTGGAACCTGTGCTCAAGCCCCGCCCCTGACACCCCTGGAACCTGTGCTCAAGCCCCGCCCCTGACACCACTGGAACCTGTGCTCAAGCCCTGCCCCTGACATCACTGGAACCTGTGCTCAAGCCCCGCCCCCTGACACCACCGGAACCTGTGCTCAAGCCCCGCCCCTGACATCACTGGAATCTGTGCTCAAGCCCCACCCCCTGACACCACTGGAACCTGTGCTCAAGCCCTGCCCCTGACATCACTGGAACCTGTGCTCAAGCCCTGCCCCTGACACAGTTTACCATGGTGTTTTTTAATACTCTTTACAGTACCTCTCTGgacttcacaatgcttccctgtgctttaccaggctttcactctactttattatactttgctatgatttGACTATGGGGGCTGGTTTGCTCTTTCTTAATAACTAGCTTCCCTGCGGATCCCCGATGTCTCCCATAAGAGATTATTCATGACACTCCCATCTCCACACCAGCCAACCATGCATACACTGATCACCCTGTCAGGCGAGACCATGTGCACCCACTACAGTGCAATCCCCTTGAGATTCTGTTCAGAGCAGACAGAGAGCCAGCGTTCACTGGCCAGGCTGGAGAGGGTTCTAAAAGCATTGCAATTCAAATGATGCTTGATAACTATAGGTCAGAAGTCAGGTTGAACGCCCTTGTTAGCGTTGGCTCTGTGATTGCTGTGAGCTCAGAGAGTCCTTGCACAGGAGGAAGAGTTGCTGCTTACAAAGCACCCAGTCTGACAGGCTCCAGTACAGAACCTCCTTCACTTTGTGGATCTGCGTTTTATTGAAATGAtgttgctttgtgttttgtggtCATGAAAAGTAAGGGACTCTGACCACTGCTTCAGCCAACCACAGTGCAAACGTCCCTGCAGAGCTCTGCCACTGCAGTGCATGACGGAGCAGGGAGGCACTGCCATTGCAACGTGCCAGAGTGTGATCAGGGTTAATGCACCCCCTGTGCCACCTGCTTACACACTGTACTGCAAGATCTATTTAAATGGTTCCTTTTAATGTTACTAACTTATAGATAAAATTGCTGTTTCTTTCTGTAAAccattaaattatgtttttttttaagtgttatttCATGTAATATAACAGGCATTGTAACTTATGTTACCAAGCATCAGCAAACACTGTTTATTAATTTTACAGTTTAAAGTGAGAACGTTTGGAAGTCGTGTGAAGGTGCTGTTTGGTGGGTGACTGCCCTCTGGTGAGGTTTCTCAGTCAGTGCAGTTCATTTCTAGATGGTATTGATGTGGTACATGGCCACAGCCCACAGATAAAAACCTCCAACCTCCATTTACTTCTAGGTTATATTTATTTCTACAGGGAATTAATTCAGAAATTGGGAATTCCCAAGAGATTTCAGAACGGTTCGGCCGATAATAATTGCAGCATTAATAATCACGATATGCAAGTCGCGATACGATATGCATCACAATACATAATTCACCTAGAAAATGTTTGTGCATGCTGAATTTAATCAGTTTTTCTATTCCATATAAATGCATTAgacacctttttttgttttgaagaaaAGCACAGAATTGATcatgcaaattttttttttttaacaatgcagaaactttattgttttgtgtgcTCTGGAAACCAGaacaataaattacaaaaataacttaaatataataaagcaagcaataaataaaatgaccaatacaaaatagaaatctcatcgtaaaaaaaataaatacattactgtttaaaaaaaggtcGCACTGAGGAGTTAGCAGGCCATCTGGTGTGACTGTAAAGTAAGATTTTGCTCGGGTTCACAGTTTGCAAGTTGCATCCGTGATGTCTCACTGCTGGCTCCTAGATTTGAGCAGGGTGAAGTCGCGCACCACCTTGCCCAGGTACTTCTCCAGATCTCTCAGGATGATGGAGCCCTGCAGCTTGCTCAGCCACTCGCTCTGGGGGTTCAGCAGCTCGGGGGGCAGCACCTCCGCTGGTGGGGGCGGGAGTGTCACGTTCATGGACCAGAGCTGGGGAGCGGAACACACAACAGCAGTGAGCACACAGTCACCCCGAAATGAAGCTGCACACAGACGCGCGCTCGCAAATCAATATGCTCCGGGCAGGGGGGTTCTGGGGGCCTTGTAATAGTTccccaaagtaaaagcatagcaaagtgtcataaagcacagtgaaagcatagcaaagtgtcataaagcacagtgaaagcatagggatgcattgtaaagcacagtgaaagcatcgggatgcattgtaaagcacagagagatatggtaaagcatattaataaacatggcaggcCAGGGTAAATGCACGGTGaaaatgcaaaaataccatggggAACTTTTCTAAGGGATGTCTGGGGGGGGAACCCCTCGATGTTTAAAGCTATAGCAGCGACTTCTACCGAACTATCAACCAGCATAAACATTTCAGATCAGTCCAACAAGACGTGATCCGGGTTACAAGCTTTCTTACAAACGTCAGCTTGCACACAAACCAATTCCAGAGTTCAGATACAGACGTGCATCTGAGCAATTACTGTTCTTCAACAACCCTGAAGCCCGTCAGACGCTTTCAGGCTTAATTTGTTTTTGGCAccatttttaaaggttttttttttttttttttttagttgtaggGGACATTTCCAAGAAATTTCATAATTTGTGTAAAAGTCAAAAAACAGTTTTGATTTGAGCGATTTGGAAAAAAACGTGATTGAAAACGTTAAccttttataattatttgtttatttagcagacccttttatccaaggcaatttacagagactagggtgtgtgaccaccagaccacacagcctcctacagctGTTATCACGCTGTTATCACGCTGCTATAGTAGAGAACATATCTTAGTTGCCACCTTTGTACCATTTTCAGAAAGCATATCAGTATAGTTTTATCAGCTTTGCTTGTCTAAATGACTAAAAgacaaacattttcttttctttggatTTCCTTTATATAATTAAACTGGATTTTGCAGACTGTGGAAGGATGTAACTGTATAAGGAGCCCTTGAGATTATATGAAAATCCTCAGAATGTGTGAATCACTCGGAGAGTTCCTGGGTCCTGTTTACTTCAGATatgcaataataatactaataatactaatacaaataataataataatactaataatactaatactaatacaaataataataataataataataataataataataataataataataatatttattgccCTACTGTATTGTAAAGTTCTAGATATATTTTACATTGTGCCCAGTAATTTGATTTGAGCAGTGAATTCATAAACAGCCTGGATGGAATCACAATGCAGTAACGTTGAGTTTTTACTTTCACTGTCTTGCTGGGGGACACACCTTCTGGTTCTAGAGGACACTGACCGGACAGACCTACCAGAGAGTTGACCTGGAGGGTGAGGTCACTGAGGTCCATCTGAATGGCCAGCATGGACTGGGCGAGCTGGGACTGCTCCGACTCTCCCAGTAAGTGCATCCTGTTGGCGTGGACATGCACCCAGTAAACATGCAGGTCCTGGGAGCTGCTCACCAGCCTCTCTTCATCCTACACACATTTACAAAGGATTCAGGCTTATTATTTCAAATCATGTCAGGCTGGAACaggtgtctctaattgctgtgaaTTTACACAGTACTTACTTACTAAACACATGTGGACTTACACATAACTACAAGGCTATCCAtcacagttacaatgtacctaaTGTGTAAATATGTGTGCATGATCTGCAAGTACACAATTGAATCAGAAAAggatgagggttagggttagattgtGTGAAgatatttacacatgaagtacattgtaactttgcataataacattgtcgtTATGTGTTActccacatgtatttactaagtaactgctctGCAGATGCACAGTGATTAGAGACCCCTAATGTAAAGTGTGAGAGAAACACACCTCCCtctatttactaagtaactgctctGCAGATGCACAGTGATTAGACGCTCCCATACCTCCATGCTTAGCCAGAGTGTGTAGGGCATGCTGGCAGAAGGCAGGCTGGACATCACAATGGCGGAGTCCTGCGTCAGCTGGTTACCAAACTGCACTTCATTCTGCAGAATGAAATATCATATTAGAGCTACGATTTACACTGCCAACTTTACTTAAGAAATCCGCCCTGCACAGACAAGGCCCCTTTGGGAATGCGTGCAtatggaaagaaaatatatacaatataatatatgGTGCATATGGtttatattttgcaatacacCTGCATTTTACATATGAGACATATTTTGATATCACTTGcagcttttgatttattttgaaagtaGAAACTTTATTTAGAGGCTTTTTTTGTAGTTGACAAACAACTTACTAACACATTATCAGATCTTTTTATGGTTAGTTTATCCCTTTTTATAATAGTTAATAAACACATCGTTAGATGCCTAGTAATAATGACCAAAAACATAAACATCTTTTTATAACATAATATCAAGCTAGTtaataaatcaacaaaaaaaaaaaaaaacagttttaaggaTTTCTGTATGCCGCTAAACGGgttatttgtagttttgaaatATACTTGTcagacagctttttaaaaagtggtTTGAAGTTGAAAGGTCGGTAGATGTGATCCAGTTTTAACAGCGTTAGTAAAAGCGCTTACGTATAGCACGCGCAGGCTGCGCACATCCTTCAGTATCTTCATAGATAGACGCTGGCTTTGGCTGAACGTGACGTCCTGAAGGAAGCCTTCATCAGGAGCGATGAGGAGCAGCAGGCAGAGGGAGAGGAAGACCCACAGGCAGCACACCATCCTGGACAGGGCTTTAATTATTTACATGTCAAACTGACTAAACTACTGCGTGCATTTCATTAGTGACTACTGTGGAAGAACAAACACTTCAGTCTAAATTTAGATCCAAAGTTCTTCAATGCACTTTATAAACATTCCAGCAATTGCAGGGAAAGGCAATCAGAAGGCAACCGAATATAAGTTAATGAGCTTTTTATAGTAACCTTGTATTTCAATCTAAAGTGGTTAGAACTTTGCACTGTGTAAGAAAGGTGAAGATGCAAGCAAAACTTTTATCTAGTTTCTTAGCAACTTGCAGTTACAGATAGTGACAGCTAGAACATTCTGAAGAAATGAGACCTACTGTACTCATTCTCCAACTTTCTATCATGTATACAATTTTTTTTCCCAGACACAATTCTATGGCTAACATTGTTCACTTCCACACTACATTATTATACAATGTGATTTTCACCAAACCAACTAAAACCGTCTAGAACAGtttgcaaaacattttcaaagcatttactgcagtcttaaaaaaaaaaaaaaaattaactcctattttttgaaaggagagaaataaataaataaataaataatttttaaaaaaacacctgttttacaattttacaaaaccagaaccAGACAAGTAGAAAATATACGTTTTAAGGTATCTTAATCACAGgctggttgttttgtattttctcattttaaaaaataataataagagaacatgactagtattttttttccaccacAAAACAAACTGGGGCAGTATTGCACCCTGGATTAAAAAACTACTTGCTGTTAAGAAAATAAAGTTATGTTGCAGTATAAAGGCGGTCTGTATCTCTCAGATCTGCACTTACCTTCTGATTTTTAACAGCGGTGGTACTTTGAGAGATGTTGTTTTGCACACTGGGATGCTGTTTGTTGGTTTATACCTCCAGCGGCACTGACACGGTTATATAGGGTTTTCATTAGTTTCTATTTAATGCTGCATTCCTCTTCGGAGTTTTTAATGCATCACTCCCGACAACATGCGTAATATTGACAACAAACTTTCGCTTCCTGTTTGAAATGATTGTAAAAACCTCCGCTAcacatgtttctttattttttttttaattttaggagTTTGTGGTTGACATGGTTGAGTTTCACCAGGAACAACTCTAGAAAAACCAGCGCCGGAAAAACTTagagaaaaataaatctgaagaTCTCTCTTTATAAATctttacatttctgtatttataaaaaatcaATCTGAAGATCTGGTTACTGTTTTGGCCAGTTCCCTCTTAAAGACCAGCTggaaaaaatgcatttcactgtATATTTGTTAACACAATGTAGATTTGAACACAGCTTTTATTATTCActaaactttaaggactgtttccAGAAATGTTTTCAGGAATGTTTTCCTTAAGTCCAGTTTGATGATTGAAATCAAGTTTGCATTTCATTGCATCCAGTTTTCACCTCTTTCAAAGAGTTTTATTGGTTTATTTGGACTTTCCAAGGGGCTGTTTAATCAAAGAGAATGATTTTTAAATCAGTCTTTATACAGTGAAACATTCCTTTAAAAAGTCCTTAACGTACAGTCGTCCTATAAGGCAAGCTAAATCACATGACTCTCATCTCCCGCACAGCTCTCTGATTCAGTCactagtcctcttgatgcaatgaaaagaccATTACAACTTCTATTACAAACATGGACTACAACTTTCAGCGGTTTACACCCACAAACTGAACACATCTATATCTCTTCTTAAAAAAACGCAGCTTGCCCTTGAAATAATGGTTGCAAATGTACTGGATGCTGCCGAAAGATCTTCGGTTTAATTATCCCCATTCTCTGGATGCCCCTGTCTTATTGCGGAGAAGTTCCAGGCATGCCTGAGTCTGTGTTAACAAGTGAAGTACCTCCTTTTGACAGCAGGGGTCAGGTTTGTACCAAAGTAGTTCGTGTTCCTTTGTTACAGTACGTAGGCAAGTGCTGCAAATTGCAGAGGACATCAGTGACATCACTGAAAGAGAG encodes the following:
- the LOC117430918 gene encoding cardiotrophin-2, yielding MVCCLWVFLSLCLLLLIAPDEGFLQDVTFSQSQRLSMKILKDVRSLRVLYNEVQFGNQLTQDSAIVMSSLPSASMPYTLWLSMEDEERLVSSSQDLHVYWVHVHANRMHLLGESEQSQLAQSMLAIQMDLSDLTLQVNSLLWSMNVTLPPPPAEVLPPELLNPQSEWLSKLQGSIILRDLEKYLGKVVRDFTLLKSRSQQ